In Zobellia roscoffensis, the following are encoded in one genomic region:
- a CDS encoding F0F1 ATP synthase subunit epsilon, which produces MYLEIVSPEATLFSGEVTSVTVPGVNGEFQILNGHAAIVSLLQEGNVRVDGNIKIDEAYASKFSKDASGKVILPIASGTVEMSDNRVIVLAD; this is translated from the coding sequence ATGTATTTAGAAATTGTATCACCAGAAGCCACTTTATTTTCAGGCGAAGTAACATCGGTAACTGTACCAGGTGTGAATGGCGAGTTTCAGATTTTGAACGGTCACGCCGCTATAGTTTCATTGCTTCAAGAAGGTAATGTTCGTGTTGATGGCAATATAAAAATAGATGAAGCGTACGCTTCTAAGTTCTCAAAAGATGCTAGCGGAAAGGTAATTCTTCCCATTGCTAGCGGAACTGTTGAAATGAGTGATAATCGGGTAATTGTATTGGCCGATTAA
- a CDS encoding helix-turn-helix domain-containing protein: MSIVVNLNTVLADRNLKSKELAEMIGITEANLSILKSGKAKAIRFSTLEAICKALDCQPADILSYEIE; encoded by the coding sequence ATGAGCATCGTCGTCAACTTAAATACTGTATTAGCAGACCGTAATCTAAAAAGTAAAGAACTCGCAGAAATGATAGGTATAACAGAAGCCAATCTATCTATTCTAAAGTCAGGCAAAGCTAAAGCTATACGGTTTTCAACTCTTGAAGCAATTTGTAAGGCGTTAGATTGTCAACCGGCAGATATTCTTTCTTATGAAATAGAATAA
- a CDS encoding DUF2975 domain-containing protein, with amino-acid sequence MKNYTKAFKFFVNLLIFTVIISMPEKIELLFHYSKSTNTSLILAASNLLLLSYVLWLLIKFRQAINTLNTNSIFSEKNEYIFFTVGRGLLFYSVGMYIIRVIENMLNKPSIKGESIAFNLGRDFGAALSDRVPLLVIAFFLLIVAQLIKEGYHLKTRKRPNYIKKNKMKIFGPKSLSAFFYYIFRSISITLLAFLTYMEFAFITNRFTVKDSRFDMQIPLTGSSIQGDYQFSDILTITLTLIFGILLLYLLSNIFKALKKTVIFNKGIVKNLKLLTVLNLIVGPILYFLIHYPIMHKTEFRNVHNLILLVIFGMISLFLTYVFQKGYTVQSENDLTI; translated from the coding sequence ATGAAAAACTACACTAAAGCATTTAAGTTCTTTGTTAACTTATTAATATTTACAGTAATTATTTCAATGCCAGAAAAAATTGAGTTGTTATTTCATTATTCAAAATCAACTAACACTAGCCTAATTCTTGCTGCATCAAATTTATTATTATTAAGCTATGTACTATGGTTACTAATAAAATTTAGACAGGCAATAAATACTTTAAACACCAACTCTATTTTTTCTGAAAAAAACGAATATATTTTCTTTACAGTAGGTAGAGGATTATTGTTTTATTCTGTCGGTATGTATATAATTAGAGTAATTGAAAACATGTTGAACAAACCTTCAATTAAAGGAGAATCTATCGCTTTTAATCTAGGAAGAGATTTTGGTGCAGCCTTAAGTGATAGAGTACCACTTTTAGTAATAGCGTTTTTTCTCTTGATTGTTGCCCAATTAATTAAAGAAGGCTATCATCTAAAAACAAGAAAACGACCTAACTATATAAAAAAGAATAAAATGAAAATATTCGGTCCAAAATCACTTTCAGCATTCTTCTATTATATATTTAGAAGTATTTCAATTACACTCTTAGCTTTTCTCACCTATATGGAATTTGCTTTTATTACCAATAGATTTACCGTTAAGGATAGTAGATTTGATATGCAAATTCCCCTAACAGGAAGTTCTATACAAGGCGATTATCAGTTTAGTGACATACTAACCATTACCCTAACCTTAATTTTTGGGATTCTACTTCTCTATTTACTTTCTAATATTTTCAAAGCCCTTAAAAAAACAGTCATATTTAATAAAGGTATTGTCAAAAATTTGAAACTTTTAACCGTCCTAAATTTAATTGTTGGTCCTATTCTATACTTTCTTATCCATTATCCAATAATGCATAAGACGGAATTTAGAAATGTTCACAATCTTATATTATTGGTCATCTTTGGGATGATTTCCTTGTTTCTAACATACGTATTTCAAAAAGGTTATACTGTACAATCTGAAAACGACCTAACCATATAA
- a CDS encoding GNAT family N-acetyltransferase, with translation MAKNEKKVIRYATATSEDELKQILSLQRANLPTSVSPKEREKEGFVTVVHDLDVLTRMNDACPHIIAKDDDKVVGYALSMTDGFKDEISVLRPMFTELENVNIQNFITMGQICVAKTHRKQGVFRGLYNAMKKASYPKYDAIITEVDATNSRSLGAHYAVGFENVCTYHSLSQDWELISLKTS, from the coding sequence ATGGCTAAAAACGAAAAAAAAGTGATACGCTACGCCACTGCAACATCCGAGGATGAATTGAAACAAATACTATCACTTCAGCGTGCAAATCTACCTACTTCCGTTTCACCCAAAGAAAGGGAAAAAGAAGGTTTTGTTACCGTAGTTCATGATTTAGACGTACTTACTAGAATGAATGATGCATGCCCTCATATCATTGCAAAAGATGATGACAAAGTTGTAGGCTACGCCCTGTCTATGACCGATGGTTTTAAAGATGAAATTTCAGTTCTAAGACCAATGTTTACAGAACTAGAAAATGTAAACATTCAAAATTTTATTACTATGGGGCAAATATGCGTTGCCAAAACCCATAGAAAACAGGGTGTTTTTCGCGGACTTTATAACGCCATGAAAAAAGCCTCCTACCCAAAATACGACGCCATCATCACGGAAGTAGATGCCACTAACAGCAGATCATTAGGCGCCCATTATGCCGTTGGTTTTGAGAATGTATGCACTTATCATTCCTTAAGTCAAGATTGGGAATTGATTTCTTTGAAGACATCATAA
- a CDS encoding M61 family metallopeptidase: protein MKSVFPFLLFTTISILSAQTNSYEISFDNAVHHEAVVKGTFPNLKMDTVSFRMSRSSPGRYALHEFAKNVYDFKATDSKGKVLEVLRPDPYQWQIIGHDGSVSISYTLFANRGGGTYSQVDETHAHLNIPATFMYAPTLSDRKIQVDFKVRKDLNWKVATQLPLVSGTTYSAPNLYYFMDSPTEISNHSVREFEVENNGRKQKIRFVLHHNGTEEELDAYFENVKKVVLAEKEVYGELPEFDYGTYTFLACYIPNASGDGMEHRNSTILTSTRSLANGGMEGNIGTVSHEFFHAWNVERIRPKSLEPFNFEEANMSGALWFAEGFTSYYTNLILCRAGIITPEKYIEGISGTFNYVWNSPALQYFNPIEMSYQAPFVDAATSVDPVNRENTFISYYSYGSVLGLALDLSLRKEKLNLDDFMKLVWEQYGKTEKSYTIKNLQQALAEYAGNDFADTFFNKYIYKSEMPDYSALLNSVGVILKQDMEAPYFGVAVSLDGDGHGEIRSNPKMGTPAYISELDKGDVITDINGNGFPDGQQFSAYIEKLKIGDTLKITFERFGFEKQTTLVLESNPDYSLFLAEKEGLKPSKKQLRSRQEWLKTKKK, encoded by the coding sequence ATGAAATCCGTTTTTCCCTTCCTTCTGTTTACTACTATTAGTATACTTTCTGCTCAAACCAATAGTTATGAAATATCTTTTGACAATGCCGTTCATCATGAGGCGGTAGTAAAAGGTACTTTTCCAAATCTAAAAATGGATACGGTTTCTTTTAGAATGAGCCGCTCATCCCCGGGCCGTTACGCATTGCATGAATTTGCTAAAAACGTCTATGACTTTAAAGCTACGGACAGTAAAGGAAAAGTTTTAGAAGTATTACGCCCAGACCCGTACCAATGGCAAATAATTGGCCATGACGGCTCAGTTTCCATTAGCTATACATTATTTGCCAACCGAGGAGGTGGCACCTATTCTCAAGTAGACGAAACCCATGCGCATCTGAACATTCCCGCAACATTTATGTACGCTCCAACTTTAAGCGATAGAAAAATTCAAGTAGATTTTAAAGTTCGAAAAGATTTAAACTGGAAAGTAGCCACACAACTACCCTTGGTTTCCGGCACCACGTATTCGGCTCCCAACCTATATTATTTTATGGATAGCCCAACGGAAATAAGCAACCATTCCGTTCGTGAGTTTGAAGTAGAAAACAATGGAAGGAAACAAAAAATACGTTTTGTTCTCCACCACAATGGCACAGAAGAAGAACTTGATGCCTACTTTGAAAACGTAAAGAAAGTAGTTCTTGCCGAGAAAGAAGTATATGGTGAACTTCCTGAATTTGATTATGGCACCTACACTTTTTTAGCCTGTTATATTCCAAATGCCTCTGGAGACGGCATGGAGCATAGAAACTCTACCATTCTGACAAGTACACGCAGTCTAGCCAATGGTGGCATGGAAGGCAATATAGGTACCGTATCTCATGAGTTTTTTCATGCATGGAACGTTGAACGCATTCGCCCAAAATCATTAGAACCTTTTAATTTTGAAGAAGCAAATATGAGTGGTGCACTTTGGTTTGCCGAAGGTTTTACCAGTTACTACACCAATCTTATTCTTTGTAGGGCAGGAATTATTACTCCAGAGAAGTACATAGAAGGTATTTCAGGAACTTTTAACTATGTCTGGAACTCACCTGCACTTCAGTATTTTAATCCTATAGAAATGAGCTACCAAGCTCCTTTTGTGGATGCGGCTACATCTGTGGACCCCGTAAATAGAGAGAATACCTTTATTTCTTATTATTCTTACGGAAGTGTACTTGGCTTAGCACTGGATTTATCCCTTCGGAAGGAAAAACTGAACCTGGATGATTTTATGAAACTCGTCTGGGAGCAGTATGGCAAAACAGAAAAATCCTACACCATAAAAAATCTTCAGCAAGCTCTAGCCGAATATGCTGGAAACGATTTTGCTGATACTTTCTTTAATAAATACATATATAAAAGTGAAATGCCAGATTACAGTGCTCTTTTAAATTCTGTTGGAGTCATATTAAAACAAGATATGGAAGCACCTTATTTTGGGGTAGCTGTTTCATTAGATGGTGATGGTCATGGCGAAATTCGATCGAATCCAAAAATGGGAACTCCAGCTTATATTTCTGAGTTGGATAAAGGTGATGTTATTACCGATATTAACGGAAATGGATTCCCGGACGGGCAACAATTCAGTGCCTATATAGAAAAACTAAAGATTGGAGATACACTGAAAATTACTTTTGAACGCTTCGGGTTTGAAAAACAAACTACGCTTGTTTTGGAAAGTAATCCTGATTACAGTCTTTTCCTTGCAGAAAAAGAGGGTTTAAAACCATCTAAAAAACAGTTGAGAAGTAGACAAGAATGGCTAAAAACGAAAAAAAAGTGA
- a CDS encoding DUF3575 domain-containing protein has translation MKKEYCILLCALGIVTSSLAQEKENIPKYKNQVSTNLLLPLFQSFDLSYERTVANKWAVGISGSLYGDDFSSLDTASSTYYELKTNFEVIPFVRFYLNGAQNKSHFFEIFGSLSEVDETGRYVRRVNEEGYGVYYVGTKTFTVGGLGTGYGYRFLLMQNRLVLEAQLGIRTNFDSDYIFLNGTLVRTGIKIGYRF, from the coding sequence ATGAAAAAAGAATACTGTATTTTGCTATGTGCACTAGGTATTGTTACATCTAGTTTGGCACAAGAAAAAGAGAATATTCCTAAATACAAAAATCAGGTTTCCACCAATCTACTGTTGCCACTTTTTCAGAGTTTTGATTTGAGTTATGAGCGTACTGTAGCCAATAAATGGGCGGTAGGTATATCTGGGTCATTATATGGAGATGATTTTAGTTCATTGGATACGGCTAGTTCTACTTATTATGAGTTGAAGACTAATTTTGAAGTCATCCCTTTTGTGAGGTTTTACTTAAACGGTGCCCAGAACAAAAGTCACTTTTTTGAGATTTTTGGTTCGCTTTCAGAGGTTGATGAAACGGGGAGGTACGTAAGACGTGTAAATGAAGAGGGGTACGGGGTATATTATGTGGGAACTAAAACGTTTACCGTAGGTGGCTTAGGAACGGGATATGGATATAGATTTCTATTGATGCAAAATAGATTGGTGCTGGAGGCACAGCTAGGTATTCGGACCAACTTTGATTCGGATTACATTTTTTTAAATGGAACATTAGTACGTACAGGAATTAAAATAGGTTATAGGTTTTAA
- a CDS encoding aminotransferase class I/II-fold pyridoxal phosphate-dependent enzyme: MDDFPKKLTKKLNDRSDANALRSLPALNKLTDFSSNDYLGLSRNQTISGQVQHLLKKHNAFENGATGSRLLSGNHSLYETLEATLCTFHQAEAALVFNSGYDANIGFFSSVPQRGDIVLFDEFIHASVRDGIRMGNAKSYKFKHNNLEDLLIKCESERSRNLTDAEIYVVTESVFSMDGDTPDLKALAEICESQNCRLVIDEAHAVGVFGKHGEGLVQELNIQDKVFARLVTFGKGIGCHGAAILGNIDLKSYLVNFARSFIYTTGLPPHSVASVLSAYNYLESQVDEVEVLKRNISYFNRKLVDLSLSSSFIPSNSTIHCCLVSGNERVRVMGKLIQEKGFDVRPIQSPTVPEGQERLRICLHSFNMKQEIDNLLNAVIAVI, encoded by the coding sequence ATGGATGACTTCCCTAAAAAACTGACCAAAAAACTGAATGATAGAAGTGATGCAAATGCATTACGAAGTTTGCCAGCACTTAATAAACTGACAGATTTTTCATCGAATGATTATTTAGGGCTTTCTCGTAACCAAACCATTTCAGGGCAAGTACAACATCTATTAAAAAAGCATAATGCTTTTGAAAATGGAGCAACGGGTTCACGTTTGCTTTCTGGAAATCATTCACTTTATGAAACATTAGAAGCTACACTTTGTACATTTCACCAAGCAGAAGCTGCTTTGGTTTTTAACTCGGGTTACGACGCCAATATAGGGTTTTTTAGCTCCGTTCCACAAAGGGGGGATATTGTTTTATTTGATGAATTTATTCATGCAAGTGTTCGTGACGGCATACGAATGGGTAACGCCAAAAGTTATAAGTTTAAACATAACAATCTTGAAGATTTACTAATAAAATGTGAGTCTGAACGCAGTCGAAACTTGACGGATGCAGAAATATATGTAGTAACCGAATCTGTTTTTTCTATGGATGGCGATACTCCAGATTTAAAAGCACTTGCTGAAATTTGTGAGTCTCAAAATTGTCGTTTGGTTATAGATGAAGCTCATGCTGTGGGTGTTTTTGGAAAACATGGTGAAGGTTTAGTGCAAGAGTTAAACATACAAGACAAAGTTTTTGCACGTTTGGTGACCTTTGGGAAAGGTATTGGCTGTCACGGAGCTGCAATTTTGGGCAACATCGATTTAAAATCATATTTGGTAAATTTTGCCCGTAGTTTTATCTATACTACAGGGCTTCCACCACATTCTGTAGCTTCGGTTTTATCTGCTTATAATTATTTAGAAAGTCAGGTTGATGAGGTGGAGGTACTAAAACGTAATATTTCATATTTCAACCGTAAATTAGTGGATTTAAGTCTGAGTTCAAGTTTTATTCCTAGTAATTCTACCATTCATTGTTGTTTGGTTTCTGGCAATGAAAGGGTACGCGTTATGGGAAAACTAATTCAAGAAAAAGGGTTTGATGTACGACCTATTCAATCTCCTACAGTGCCTGAAGGTCAAGAAAGATTACGCATATGTCTTCATAGTTTTAATATGAAACAAGAGATTGATAATTTGCTAAACGCAGTGATTGCTGTCATCTAA
- a CDS encoding putative signal transducing protein, giving the protein MKEKFYTIASFEYPADVQILKGKLESEGISVFLRDEHTLNSDPIISNAIGGVKLQVYTEDKEKAIEIYNEIRAYAIDDNGNLIVCPNCKMQKSEVYYNRKGILYKLFPFFEEKKYKCLHCNMITKPQ; this is encoded by the coding sequence ATGAAAGAGAAATTTTATACCATAGCTTCTTTTGAGTACCCTGCGGATGTTCAGATATTGAAAGGAAAACTAGAATCTGAAGGAATTTCTGTTTTTCTTAGAGATGAACATACCTTAAATTCAGACCCTATAATCAGTAATGCTATTGGCGGGGTAAAACTACAAGTATATACAGAAGACAAAGAAAAGGCTATTGAGATATACAATGAAATAAGGGCATATGCCATAGATGACAATGGTAATTTGATTGTATGCCCTAACTGTAAAATGCAAAAATCTGAGGTGTATTATAACAGAAAAGGAATTTTATATAAACTTTTTCCTTTTTTTGAAGAAAAAAAATACAAATGCCTACATTGTAACATGATAACAAAACCTCAATAG
- the bioD gene encoding dethiobiotin synthase, whose amino-acid sequence MQQIFVTGISTEVGKTIASAIIAEALEADYWKPVQAGDLDNTDSDKVKSLISNDKTVIHKSSYELKTPMSPHAAAERDGVTIDRLEIIEPETDNALVIEGAGGVLVPLSKDDTVLDIIMPTYHVVVVSRHYLGSINHTLLTIGWLQQKGYDVSVLFSGKENPETESIILHKTKVSSIGRIDEEAVFDKAVIKKYADKFRSALKSL is encoded by the coding sequence ATGCAGCAAATTTTTGTGACAGGAATATCAACTGAAGTAGGTAAAACAATAGCTTCCGCAATTATTGCAGAGGCCCTTGAAGCGGATTATTGGAAACCGGTGCAAGCAGGTGATTTAGATAATACAGATAGTGATAAGGTAAAATCCCTAATTTCTAATGATAAGACAGTAATACACAAAAGTAGTTATGAGTTAAAGACTCCTATGAGTCCGCATGCAGCAGCAGAAAGAGATGGCGTTACAATAGACCGACTAGAAATCATTGAGCCAGAAACGGATAATGCTTTGGTAATTGAAGGAGCTGGTGGTGTTCTGGTGCCTTTGAGTAAGGATGATACAGTTTTGGATATCATTATGCCAACCTATCATGTAGTCGTGGTATCTAGACACTATTTAGGAAGTATTAATCATACACTCCTAACTATTGGTTGGTTGCAACAGAAGGGGTACGATGTTTCTGTATTGTTTAGTGGTAAGGAAAATCCCGAAACTGAAAGTATTATTCTTCACAAAACCAAAGTGTCTTCAATTGGTCGTATAGATGAAGAAGCTGTTTTTGATAAAGCTGTTATTAAGAAATATGCTGATAAATTCAGATCTGCACTAAAGTCTCTTTAG
- a CDS encoding ArnT family glycosyltransferase, with protein sequence MKFFDTGFLQPTNTKNIYWLSFLILILYTVSLFYNLHLAPLHTEEPRRALVALEMLFNENFVVTTILNETFYDHPPLWNIILAGSVKIFGYNTFALRFPSAFSFLLTGILTFYMAKKYVGPKFAILSALYYLVCADLYFYFCVTAEIDIFYSLLVVLSVFSIFHFYQQKRFLLLFGCSYFFITLAFLTKGFASFAFIIITLGAYLLYKKDLKRLFSWRHIFSVTLAAAAVYFYFYTYASYEDLQQYITKMWGLTHQRTLLSDRFSGIIKHLFFFPLNFIAVIFPATLFLLFIWKKEQLQKIKNQPYLIFLVITFLANFLVYWISPGARIRYTYMFFPIVITILTYPLFLQLEEKNWMHKAYHTFFKVIITIALIACFAIPFIGYFSILPHLKFTMPLFGLLLLIIWIYHHKTIGYVKHLFVIGFIVVCRLAFDHVALPLKSLTSSSAPHQVYANEIYEIIGNEAPLYIFTQEDLRTHIQTPFKLYETAAYLEMSRKAIVSKTDQCELPGYYIFNQQNLEGRKSLYNFTISKVDLALVRID encoded by the coding sequence ATGAAGTTTTTTGATACCGGATTTTTACAACCGACCAATACCAAAAATATATATTGGCTATCGTTTTTGATTCTTATTCTCTATACGGTATCCCTTTTTTACAATCTGCACCTAGCACCATTACACACCGAGGAACCACGACGAGCACTGGTAGCTTTAGAAATGTTGTTCAACGAAAATTTTGTTGTCACCACCATTCTCAATGAAACTTTTTATGACCACCCACCTTTATGGAATATTATTCTTGCCGGAAGCGTTAAAATCTTTGGCTACAACACCTTTGCACTTCGATTTCCTTCAGCATTTTCATTCTTACTGACAGGTATTCTCACTTTTTATATGGCTAAAAAATATGTTGGGCCAAAATTTGCCATATTGAGCGCGCTATATTATTTGGTATGTGCCGATCTTTATTTTTATTTCTGCGTAACTGCTGAAATAGATATTTTCTATTCATTATTAGTGGTACTAAGTGTTTTCAGCATTTTCCATTTTTACCAACAAAAGCGATTTCTTCTATTATTCGGATGCTCCTATTTTTTTATTACACTCGCATTTTTAACTAAAGGTTTTGCTTCTTTCGCCTTCATAATCATTACACTAGGCGCTTATCTTTTGTACAAAAAAGACCTCAAACGACTCTTTTCTTGGCGACATATTTTTAGCGTCACTCTAGCTGCAGCTGCCGTATATTTCTATTTTTACACCTATGCTAGTTATGAAGATTTACAGCAGTATATCACCAAAATGTGGGGCCTCACACATCAACGAACTTTATTAAGTGACCGTTTTAGCGGAATTATAAAACATCTTTTCTTTTTTCCTTTAAATTTTATTGCCGTCATTTTTCCCGCAACTTTATTCCTTTTATTCATTTGGAAAAAAGAGCAGTTACAAAAGATTAAAAATCAACCCTATTTGATTTTTCTGGTCATTACTTTTTTGGCCAATTTCCTAGTATATTGGATTTCCCCTGGAGCTAGAATACGTTATACGTATATGTTTTTTCCCATAGTAATTACTATCCTTACGTATCCATTATTTCTTCAACTCGAAGAAAAAAATTGGATGCATAAAGCATACCATACCTTTTTTAAGGTGATTATTACAATTGCTCTCATCGCTTGTTTTGCCATTCCGTTTATTGGTTATTTTTCGATTTTACCACACCTAAAATTTACTATGCCTCTTTTTGGCTTACTGTTATTGATTATATGGATTTATCATCACAAAACCATTGGTTACGTTAAACACTTATTTGTAATTGGTTTTATTGTAGTATGTAGATTGGCCTTTGACCATGTAGCATTACCACTAAAGTCATTAACTTCATCTAGCGCACCACATCAGGTTTATGCAAACGAGATTTACGAAATAATTGGTAATGAAGCTCCGCTTTACATTTTTACGCAAGAAGATTTGCGCACACACATTCAAACGCCATTTAAATTATATGAGACGGCAGCTTATTTAGAAATGTCCCGTAAAGCAATTGTTTCAAAAACAGACCAATGTGAACTTCCTGGTTATTATATTTTTAACCAACAAAATCTAGAAGGCAGAAAATCACTTTACAATTTTACTATAAGTAAGGTTGATTTGGCTCTTGTGCGAATTGATTGA
- the bioA gene encoding adenosylmethionine--8-amino-7-oxononanoate transaminase — protein sequence MKKANTSEVLATESLSIRDKKHLWHPLTQHKLHPEMLGIVKAKGAVLYDENGKDYIDGIASWYTSAYGHCNDYIIDKVYAQMQKLDQVVFSGFTHEPAVKLSEELIKVLPENQEKLFFSDNGSTATEIGIKMALQYHFNQGRKRKTMLAFEEGFHGDTFGAMSVSGLSVYNGPFEEFFIDVERVDVPTDENIEAILSRLEVRLQRNDIAGFIYEPLVQGAAAMKMHKAENLNRILKLLKKHGILTIADEVMTGFGKTGKPFASEYIETKPDIICMSKALTAGLIPMAITSCSQEVYDAFYSDDMAKGLFHGHTYSGNPLACTAALAGLELLQTPEIQNSIQRVIASHEEFDSIIKNHPKVARTRQCGIIYALDLNVKMERYGNLRDQMFKHFMDNGVFLRPLGSTIYISAPYVITDEQLQKIYTTIEDLLNSI from the coding sequence ATGAAGAAGGCAAACACATCAGAAGTCCTAGCGACGGAAAGTCTATCCATTAGAGACAAAAAACATCTATGGCACCCATTAACACAGCATAAACTGCATCCAGAAATGCTGGGTATAGTTAAGGCTAAGGGTGCTGTTCTGTATGATGAGAACGGCAAGGATTATATAGATGGTATTGCCTCTTGGTACACTAGCGCATATGGCCATTGTAACGATTATATAATCGATAAGGTGTATGCTCAAATGCAAAAGTTGGATCAAGTGGTTTTTAGTGGTTTTACTCATGAACCTGCGGTTAAATTATCTGAAGAACTCATAAAAGTATTACCTGAAAACCAAGAAAAACTATTCTTTTCCGATAATGGTTCCACAGCTACTGAAATCGGAATTAAAATGGCATTACAATACCATTTTAATCAAGGTAGGAAGCGTAAAACCATGCTGGCTTTTGAAGAAGGGTTTCATGGAGACACATTTGGGGCCATGTCTGTTTCGGGACTATCGGTTTATAACGGGCCTTTCGAAGAGTTTTTTATTGATGTAGAGCGTGTTGATGTACCTACTGATGAAAATATAGAGGCTATACTTTCTCGGTTAGAAGTAAGGTTACAACGAAACGATATAGCAGGATTCATTTACGAACCTTTGGTGCAAGGTGCGGCAGCTATGAAAATGCATAAAGCCGAAAACCTGAACCGCATTTTAAAGCTCTTGAAGAAGCATGGCATACTCACCATTGCCGATGAGGTAATGACAGGTTTTGGTAAAACCGGAAAACCTTTTGCTTCGGAATATATTGAAACCAAACCAGACATCATTTGCATGTCTAAGGCCCTAACGGCTGGTTTAATTCCTATGGCGATCACCAGTTGCTCACAAGAGGTTTACGATGCATTTTATAGTGATGATATGGCAAAGGGGCTTTTCCATGGCCATACCTATTCCGGAAACCCATTAGCTTGCACCGCAGCTTTAGCCGGGTTAGAATTGTTGCAAACACCAGAAATTCAAAACAGTATACAAAGAGTAATCGCTTCGCACGAAGAGTTCGATTCTATAATAAAGAACCACCCCAAAGTTGCGCGTACAAGGCAATGTGGAATTATTTATGCATTGGACTTAAATGTGAAAATGGAACGTTACGGGAATTTACGTGACCAAATGTTCAAGCATTTTATGGATAATGGCGTATTTTTGCGCCCCCTTGGGAGTACCATTTATATTTCTGCACCTTATGTTATTACTGATGAACAGTTGCAAAAAATATATACTACCATCGAAGATTTACTGAACAGTATCTAA